In Streptomyces sp. NBC_01381, a genomic segment contains:
- a CDS encoding TROVE domain-containing protein gives MARFNTKSAKALVTSAVKSTGRTTRTHEGGRGHLRDPRSELFLLAVANFVSQQTFYESGDDRDDRFAVLVRRLAVEDPEWTAGLLGWLRGDGNMRTASLVGTAEYVKARLDADVTEGPANRQVVASVLRRPDEPGELLGYWTATYGRAIPKPVKRGIADAVRRMYGEKALLKYDTASKGYRFGDILNLVHAAPDPDKPWQGDLFQYALDRRHNPDTAVPPASARILGAHRELMAVPVAERRAVVTGDGGAERLAAAGITWEALAGWLQGPMDKAAWEAVIPSMGAMALVRNLRNFDEAGVSDEVAAGVAAKLADPAEVAKSRQFPFRYLAAYQHAPSLRWSYPLEQALGHSLANVPALPGRSLILVDRSGSMWSPLSARSQLNRADAAAVFGTALALRAADADLVEFGTSSARVKYRKGESVLKVLDRFGSLGGTNTTEAVRRFYKKHDRVLIVTDEQAAYNYHGDPTEQVPADIPVYTWNLAGYQAGHGASGTGNRHVFGGLSDAAFRMVQLLEQGASSDWPWVK, from the coding sequence ATGGCACGCTTCAACACCAAGTCCGCGAAGGCTCTCGTCACTTCGGCGGTGAAGTCGACCGGCCGCACCACCCGTACCCACGAGGGCGGCCGAGGGCACCTCCGTGACCCGCGTTCCGAGCTTTTCCTGCTCGCGGTCGCGAATTTCGTGTCCCAGCAGACCTTTTACGAGTCCGGCGATGACCGCGACGACCGTTTCGCCGTGCTCGTGCGCCGCCTCGCCGTCGAGGACCCGGAGTGGACCGCGGGCCTGCTCGGCTGGCTGCGCGGCGACGGCAACATGCGCACGGCCTCGCTCGTCGGCACCGCCGAGTACGTCAAGGCGCGCCTCGACGCGGACGTGACGGAAGGCCCCGCCAACCGCCAGGTTGTCGCCTCCGTGCTGCGCCGCCCGGACGAGCCCGGCGAGCTGCTCGGCTACTGGACGGCGACGTACGGCCGCGCCATCCCCAAGCCCGTCAAGCGCGGCATCGCCGACGCCGTACGCCGCATGTACGGCGAGAAGGCGCTGCTGAAGTACGACACGGCGTCCAAGGGCTACCGCTTCGGCGACATCCTCAACCTCGTGCACGCCGCGCCCGACCCGGACAAGCCGTGGCAGGGCGACCTCTTCCAGTACGCCCTCGACCGCCGGCACAACCCGGACACCGCTGTCCCGCCCGCGTCCGCCCGCATTCTGGGCGCGCACCGCGAGCTGATGGCGGTGCCCGTCGCCGAGCGGCGCGCGGTGGTGACCGGTGACGGCGGCGCCGAGCGGCTCGCCGCCGCGGGCATCACCTGGGAGGCGCTCGCGGGCTGGCTGCAGGGTCCGATGGACAAGGCGGCCTGGGAGGCCGTGATTCCGTCCATGGGCGCCATGGCCCTCGTCCGTAACCTGCGCAACTTCGACGAGGCGGGCGTCTCGGACGAGGTGGCGGCCGGCGTCGCGGCGAAGCTCGCCGACCCGGCGGAGGTCGCGAAGTCGCGGCAGTTCCCCTTCCGCTACCTCGCCGCGTACCAGCACGCGCCGTCGCTGCGCTGGTCGTACCCGCTGGAGCAGGCGCTCGGCCACTCGCTGGCCAACGTGCCCGCGCTGCCCGGCCGTTCGCTGATCCTGGTCGACCGGTCCGGATCGATGTGGTCGCCGCTCTCGGCCCGCTCGCAGCTCAACCGCGCGGACGCGGCGGCGGTCTTCGGCACGGCGCTCGCGCTGCGGGCGGCGGACGCGGACCTGGTCGAGTTCGGCACAAGCAGCGCCCGGGTGAAGTACCGCAAGGGCGAGTCCGTCCTGAAGGTGCTCGACCGCTTCGGGAGCCTCGGCGGCACGAACACCACCGAGGCGGTGCGCCGCTTCTACAAGAAGCACGACCGGGTCCTGATCGTCACCGACGAGCAGGCGGCGTACAACTACCACGGCGACCCGACCGAGCAGGTTCCGGCGGACATCCCGGTCTACACCTGGAACCTGGCGGGCTACCAGGCGGGCCACGGCGCGTCCGGCACGGGAAACCGCCATGTGTTCGGCGGGCTTTCGGACGCGGCCTTCCGCATGGTGCAGCTGCTCGAGCAGGGGGCTTCGAGCGACTGGCCCTGGGTGAAGTGA
- a CDS encoding CarD family transcriptional regulator, which yields MTRPPGTRRHLPNSPFNVPPPPAPPIEQFAVGDRVSHDQYGLGRIVGVEGEEAVVIDFAGRQGRFLSPYPKLAKL from the coding sequence ATGACGAGGCCCCCCGGTACCCGACGCCACCTGCCGAACAGTCCCTTCAACGTTCCGCCGCCGCCCGCACCGCCCATCGAGCAGTTCGCCGTGGGCGACCGGGTCTCGCACGACCAGTACGGACTCGGACGGATCGTCGGAGTCGAAGGCGAGGAAGCGGTGGTCATCGACTTCGCCGGCCGCCAGGGAAGGTTCCTGAGCCCGTACCCCAAGCTGGCCAAGCTCTGA
- a CDS encoding TerD family protein has translation MTPGSNIPLTATRVAVDVAAPVRLDVSGLLLTADGKVRSDDDFIFFNQPAGPGVTYQSGGGTTPDKITVDTTAVPPGIEKIVVTASPDAAGQTFQGIEPTATIRNADDGSVLATFTPPQLGGETALVVIEVYLRNGAWKARAVGQGYSNGLAGIATDFGVSVEEPAPAPAAAPAPAPMAPPVGAPVQGPPPPVADPRVAAPAAPAAAPAAPAPGAGKINLDKGRVSLQKNQTVSLVKGGQPLLSQVKMGLGWEPAFRGKDIDLDASVIAYGPQRNHVDSCYFGKLSIVNGAIKHSGDNLTGEGGGDDEVIVVDLGRLPQDVTGLVFTVNSFSGQKFTQVAKAYCRLLDAATGEELVRFDLTNAEAQTGVMMAKLIKQFTGEWEMTAMGDFVKSRTVRGMVKPAAQAL, from the coding sequence ATGACACCCGGCTCGAACATTCCCCTCACCGCCACGCGCGTAGCGGTGGACGTCGCCGCACCGGTGCGGCTCGACGTGTCGGGCCTGCTGCTCACCGCCGACGGCAAAGTGCGCTCCGACGACGACTTCATCTTCTTCAACCAGCCCGCGGGCCCCGGCGTGACCTATCAGTCGGGCGGCGGCACGACGCCCGACAAGATCACCGTCGACACGACGGCCGTGCCCCCCGGCATCGAGAAGATCGTCGTCACCGCGAGCCCGGACGCCGCGGGCCAGACCTTCCAGGGCATCGAACCCACCGCCACCATCCGCAACGCCGACGACGGCTCCGTACTCGCCACGTTCACTCCCCCGCAGCTCGGCGGCGAGACCGCCCTGGTGGTCATCGAGGTCTACCTGCGCAACGGCGCGTGGAAGGCCCGTGCCGTCGGCCAGGGGTACTCGAACGGCCTCGCGGGCATCGCGACGGACTTCGGGGTTTCGGTGGAGGAGCCCGCGCCCGCCCCGGCCGCCGCTCCGGCCCCCGCCCCGATGGCCCCGCCGGTCGGCGCCCCCGTGCAGGGCCCGCCCCCGCCGGTCGCCGACCCCCGTGTCGCCGCCCCGGCTGCGCCCGCAGCGGCGCCCGCAGCCCCCGCGCCCGGCGCCGGGAAGATCAACCTGGACAAGGGCCGCGTCAGCCTGCAGAAGAACCAGACGGTGTCCCTGGTCAAGGGCGGCCAGCCGCTGCTCTCGCAGGTCAAGATGGGCCTCGGCTGGGAGCCCGCGTTCCGCGGCAAGGACATCGACCTGGACGCCTCGGTCATCGCCTACGGCCCGCAGCGCAACCACGTGGACAGCTGCTACTTCGGCAAGCTGTCGATCGTGAACGGCGCGATCAAGCACTCCGGCGACAACCTCACGGGCGAGGGCGGCGGTGACGACGAGGTGATCGTCGTCGACCTCGGCCGGCTGCCGCAGGACGTGACGGGCCTCGTCTTCACGGTGAACTCGTTCTCCGGCCAGAAGTTCACGCAGGTCGCCAAGGCCTACTGCCGCCTCCTGGACGCGGCGACGGGCGAGGAGCTGGTCCGCTTCGACCTCACCAACGCCGAGGCGCAGACGGGCGTGATGATGGCCAAGCTGATCAAGCAGTTCACCGGCGAGTGGGAAATGACCGCCATGGGCGACTTCGTGAAGTCACGCACCGTGCGCGGCATGGTGAAGCCGGCGGCGCAGGCGCTGTAG
- a CDS encoding zinc-dependent alcohol dehydrogenase family protein has translation MKAAVIESIGKAVVAEVPDPTPGPRQVVVEVAACGLCGTDLHILQGEFAPTLPVVPGHEFAGEVVGLGSEVTELAVGDRVAVDPSLYCYECRYCRTGHNNLCERWAAIGVTTAGGAAQYAVAPVANCVRLPEHVRTQDAALIEPLSCAVRGYDVLRAQLGAHVLIYGSGTMGLMMLELAKRTGAASVEVVDLNPDRLATARQLGVSGSAANADELERPQGWDIVVDATGNAGAIQDGLGRVAKAGTFLQFGVADYATRVSIDPYRIYNQEITITGSMAVLHSYERAAELFAGGVLDPDVFISDRLPLAAYPEALERFASGVGRKIVVVP, from the coding sequence ATGAAGGCCGCCGTCATCGAGTCCATCGGCAAGGCCGTGGTCGCCGAGGTCCCGGACCCGACACCCGGGCCGCGCCAGGTCGTCGTGGAAGTCGCCGCGTGCGGTCTGTGCGGGACCGATCTGCACATCCTCCAGGGCGAGTTCGCGCCCACGCTGCCCGTGGTGCCGGGGCACGAGTTCGCCGGGGAGGTGGTGGGGCTCGGCAGCGAGGTCACGGAACTCGCCGTCGGCGACCGGGTCGCCGTCGACCCGTCCCTCTACTGCTACGAGTGCCGCTACTGCCGCACCGGCCACAACAACCTCTGCGAGCGCTGGGCCGCGATCGGCGTCACCACGGCGGGCGGCGCCGCCCAGTACGCCGTCGCGCCCGTCGCCAACTGCGTACGCCTCCCGGAGCACGTCCGCACCCAGGACGCCGCGCTCATCGAGCCGCTGTCCTGCGCGGTGCGCGGCTATGACGTGCTGCGCGCCCAGCTGGGCGCGCATGTGCTGATCTACGGCTCGGGGACCATGGGCCTGATGATGCTGGAGCTCGCCAAGCGGACGGGCGCGGCGAGCGTGGAGGTCGTGGACCTCAACCCGGACCGCCTCGCCACGGCGCGGCAGCTGGGCGTCTCGGGCTCCGCCGCGAACGCGGACGAGCTGGAGCGGCCGCAGGGCTGGGACATCGTCGTCGACGCGACGGGGAACGCGGGGGCGATCCAGGACGGGCTCGGGCGGGTCGCCAAGGCCGGGACGTTCCTGCAGTTCGGGGTGGCGGACTACGCGACGCGCGTGAGCATCGACCCGTACCGGATCTACAACCAGGAGATCACCATCACCGGGTCGATGGCGGTGCTGCACAGCTATGAGCGGGCGGCGGAGCTGTTCGCCGGGGGCGTCCTCGACCCGGACGTCTTCATCAGCGACCGGCTGCCGCTGGCGGCGTACCCCGAGGCTCTGGAGCGGTTCGCCTCCGGCGTGGGCCGGAAGATCGTGGTGGTGCCGTAG
- a CDS encoding carbohydrate ABC transporter permease has product MNTAVTRVRTVRTVRTVRTKGASGLGLVAWLAGILFFLPIAWMTLTSFHSEEDAATNPPSIAASLTLDGYRDFFGTGGGASPWPALINSTVASVASTLLVLLLALPAAYALSIRPVKKWTDVLFFFLSTKMLPVVAGLLPIYLFAKNAEMLDNIWLLVILYTSMNLPIAVWMMQSFLAEVPVAIIEAAQIDGARLPTILARVVAPIALPGIAATALICFIFSWNELLFARVLTGVVAQTAPVFLTGFITSQGLFLAKVCAASLVISLPVLAAGFAAQDKLVQGLSLGAVK; this is encoded by the coding sequence ATGAACACCGCCGTGACGCGGGTCCGTACCGTCCGTACCGTCCGTACCGTCCGTACGAAGGGAGCGTCGGGGCTCGGCCTCGTCGCCTGGCTGGCCGGCATCCTGTTCTTCCTGCCGATCGCCTGGATGACCCTGACCTCCTTCCACTCGGAGGAGGACGCCGCGACCAACCCGCCGTCGATCGCCGCCTCGCTCACCCTGGACGGCTACCGCGACTTCTTCGGCACGGGCGGCGGCGCGAGCCCCTGGCCCGCGCTGATCAACTCGACCGTGGCATCGGTCGCCTCGACCCTGCTTGTGCTGCTCCTCGCACTCCCTGCCGCGTACGCGCTCTCCATCAGGCCGGTGAAGAAGTGGACGGACGTCCTGTTCTTCTTCCTCTCGACGAAGATGCTGCCGGTCGTGGCGGGCCTCCTGCCGATCTATCTCTTCGCCAAGAACGCCGAGATGCTCGACAACATCTGGCTGCTCGTCATCCTCTATACGTCGATGAACCTGCCGATCGCGGTCTGGATGATGCAGTCCTTCCTCGCCGAGGTCCCGGTCGCGATCATCGAGGCCGCGCAGATCGACGGGGCACGACTGCCGACCATCCTCGCGCGCGTGGTGGCGCCCATCGCGCTGCCCGGGATCGCCGCGACGGCCCTGATCTGCTTCATCTTCAGCTGGAACGAACTGCTCTTCGCACGGGTGCTCACCGGGGTCGTCGCCCAGACCGCGCCCGTTTTCCTGACCGGCTTCATCACCAGCCAGGGCTTGTTCCTGGCGAAGGTGTGCGCCGCGTCGCTCGTGATCTCCCTGCCGGTGCTCGCCGCGGGGTTCGCCGCCCAGGACAAGCTGGTCCAGGGCCTGTCGTTGGGAGCCGTGAAATGA
- a CDS encoding sugar ABC transporter permease has protein sequence MTATASTTAVGHARVPTAKSPTPGRLRAWATRAPLLPALIFMVVVTQLPFVATLVISFFDWNALYPDARSFTGLANYSEVLTDPDLRKSVLTTIVLTATVVIASLVIGLALALLLDRKFRGRGLVRTLLIAPFLLVPVAAALLWKHVLYNPEYGLFNGLLHWVGGDGAAQPDWVSNTPLIAIEASLIWQWTPFMMLILLAGLQSRDTELIEAARMDGASNWQVFRYLTLPHLRRYLELGALLGSVYIVQNFDAVFTITSGGLGTANLPYTVYQSFYQAHENGLASAAGVLVVIGSIIIATFALRVVSSLFREEASR, from the coding sequence ATGACCGCCACCGCGAGCACCACCGCCGTCGGGCACGCGCGCGTGCCCACCGCCAAGTCACCGACACCGGGACGGCTGCGCGCCTGGGCCACCAGGGCCCCGCTCCTTCCCGCCCTGATCTTCATGGTCGTGGTGACCCAGCTGCCGTTCGTGGCCACGCTGGTGATCTCCTTCTTCGACTGGAACGCCCTCTACCCCGACGCCCGCAGCTTCACCGGACTCGCCAACTACTCCGAGGTCCTCACCGATCCGGACCTGCGCAAGTCCGTCCTGACGACCATCGTGCTCACGGCCACCGTGGTGATCGCGAGCCTCGTCATCGGCCTCGCGCTCGCACTCCTCCTCGACCGGAAGTTCCGGGGCCGCGGCCTGGTGCGTACGTTGCTCATCGCACCGTTCCTGCTCGTGCCGGTGGCCGCCGCGCTGCTGTGGAAGCACGTGCTCTACAACCCCGAGTACGGGCTCTTCAACGGGCTCCTGCACTGGGTGGGAGGTGACGGCGCCGCGCAGCCCGACTGGGTGTCCAACACCCCGCTGATCGCCATCGAGGCCTCCCTGATCTGGCAGTGGACGCCCTTCATGATGCTGATCCTGCTCGCCGGGCTGCAGAGCCGCGACACCGAACTCATCGAGGCCGCCCGCATGGACGGCGCGAGCAACTGGCAGGTGTTCCGCTACCTGACGCTGCCGCATCTGCGCCGCTACCTCGAACTGGGCGCCCTGCTCGGCTCGGTGTACATCGTGCAGAACTTCGACGCCGTCTTCACGATCACCTCGGGCGGCCTGGGCACCGCCAACCTGCCCTACACCGTCTACCAGAGCTTCTACCAGGCCCACGAGAACGGCCTGGCGTCCGCCGCCGGTGTCCTCGTCGTCATCGGTTCCATCATCATCGCGACCTTCGCGCTGCGGGTCGTCTCGTCCCTGTTCCGTGAGGAGGCGTCCCGCTGA
- a CDS encoding sugar ABC transporter substrate-binding protein, giving the protein MRTQSRRRPRVLAAAAAGTLLAPLLSGCWAGAGGTGSGGDSINVLMVNNPQMVELQKLTAAHFTKETGIKVNFTVLPENDVRDKISQDFANQAGQYDVATLSNYEIPIYARNGWLHEVGSYTRKDKAYDQKDILPPMRQSLTGDDGKLYGQPFYGESSFLMYRKDVFKKAGLTMPKHPTWQQVAKLAADVDGAESGMKGICLRGLPGWGELMAPLTTVVNTFGGTWFDKGWKARLDSPEFEKATRFYVDLVREHGESGAAQSGYAECLNNLTQGKTAMWYDATAAAGSLESAKSPVKGKIGYVPAPVEKTKSSGWLYTWAWGLQKASRNPDKAWKFVSWASSKEYEQLVGEKIGWSNVPAGKRASTYTNPEYRKEAAAFQDVTRAAIEGARPRDPGVQPRPAPGIQFVGIPEFTDLGTKVSQEISAAIAGRQSVDSALRKSQKLAEKIAEEYEGR; this is encoded by the coding sequence ATGCGAACCCAGAGCCGACGGAGGCCGCGCGTACTCGCCGCTGCCGCCGCAGGGACGCTGCTTGCCCCGCTGCTCTCCGGCTGCTGGGCCGGGGCGGGCGGGACCGGTTCAGGCGGCGACTCCATCAACGTACTGATGGTGAACAACCCGCAGATGGTCGAGCTGCAGAAGCTCACCGCCGCCCACTTCACCAAGGAGACGGGCATCAAGGTGAACTTCACGGTCCTGCCCGAGAACGACGTCCGCGACAAGATCAGCCAGGACTTCGCCAACCAGGCCGGGCAGTACGACGTCGCGACGCTCAGCAACTATGAGATACCGATCTACGCCCGCAACGGCTGGCTGCATGAAGTCGGTTCGTATACGCGCAAGGACAAGGCGTACGACCAGAAGGACATCCTGCCGCCCATGCGCCAGTCGCTCACCGGCGACGACGGGAAGCTCTACGGACAGCCCTTCTACGGAGAGTCGTCCTTCCTGATGTACCGGAAGGACGTGTTCAAGAAGGCAGGGCTCACCATGCCGAAGCACCCCACCTGGCAGCAGGTGGCGAAGCTCGCCGCCGACGTGGACGGTGCCGAGTCCGGCATGAAGGGCATCTGCCTGCGCGGGCTTCCCGGCTGGGGCGAGCTGATGGCGCCCCTGACGACCGTGGTGAACACCTTCGGAGGGACGTGGTTCGACAAGGGGTGGAAGGCCCGTCTCGACTCACCCGAGTTTGAGAAGGCAACTCGCTTCTACGTAGACCTCGTTCGCGAGCACGGCGAGTCCGGAGCCGCCCAGTCCGGCTATGCCGAGTGCCTGAACAACCTCACTCAGGGCAAGACCGCCATGTGGTACGACGCCACCGCCGCCGCCGGCTCCCTGGAGTCCGCCAAGTCCCCCGTCAAGGGCAAGATCGGCTACGTACCGGCGCCCGTGGAGAAGACCAAGAGCTCCGGGTGGCTCTACACCTGGGCCTGGGGCCTGCAGAAGGCCTCGCGCAACCCGGACAAGGCCTGGAAGTTCGTCTCCTGGGCGTCGAGCAAGGAGTACGAGCAGCTGGTCGGCGAGAAGATCGGCTGGTCCAACGTCCCCGCCGGCAAGCGCGCCTCGACGTACACCAACCCGGAGTACCGCAAGGAAGCCGCCGCCTTCCAGGACGTCACCCGCGCCGCCATCGAAGGCGCAAGGCCCCGCGACCCGGGTGTACAGCCCCGGCCCGCGCCCGGCATCCAGTTCGTCGGCATCCCCGAGTTCACCGACCTCGGCACGAAGGTCTCCCAGGAGATCAGCGCGGCCATCGCCGGGCGGCAGTCCGTCGACTCGGCCCTGAGGAAGTCACAGAAGCTCGCCGAGAAGATCGCCGAGGAGTACGAGGGACGATGA
- a CDS encoding DeoR/GlpR family DNA-binding transcription regulator, producing the protein MTAEERQRKIVRAARNSGSVDVTALAAELGVAKETVRRDLRALEDHGLVRRTHGGAYPVESAGFETTLAFRTTMHVPEKRRIATAAADLLGDAETVFVDEGFTPQLIAEALPEATKGRALTVVTASLATAGALAEAENMSVLLLGGRVRPGTLATVDHWTTRMLAGFVIDLAYIGANGISREHGLTTPDPAVSEVKAQAIRASRRTVFAGVHTKFGATSFCRFAHVGDLEAIVTSSQLPASEAHRYSLQGPQVIRV; encoded by the coding sequence ATGACCGCGGAAGAACGTCAGCGGAAGATCGTCCGAGCGGCGCGGAACTCCGGTTCCGTGGACGTCACCGCACTCGCCGCCGAACTGGGCGTCGCCAAGGAGACCGTGCGCCGCGACCTCCGCGCCCTGGAGGACCACGGCCTGGTCCGCCGCACCCACGGCGGCGCCTACCCCGTGGAAAGCGCCGGTTTCGAGACGACGCTCGCCTTCCGCACCACCATGCACGTCCCGGAGAAGCGAAGGATCGCCACCGCCGCAGCCGACCTCCTGGGCGACGCCGAGACCGTCTTCGTCGACGAGGGCTTCACCCCGCAGCTGATCGCCGAGGCACTGCCCGAGGCCACCAAGGGCCGCGCTCTGACGGTCGTCACCGCGTCCCTCGCGACCGCCGGCGCCCTCGCCGAGGCCGAGAACATGTCCGTGCTGCTCCTCGGCGGCCGGGTCCGTCCGGGCACACTCGCGACCGTCGACCACTGGACCACCCGGATGCTCGCCGGGTTCGTGATCGACCTGGCGTACATCGGGGCCAACGGCATCTCCCGCGAGCACGGCCTGACGACGCCCGACCCGGCCGTCAGCGAAGTGAAAGCCCAGGCGATCCGGGCGTCGCGGCGCACCGTGTTCGCGGGCGTGCACACCAAGTTCGGGGCGACGAGCTTCTGCCGGTTCGCGCACGTCGGCGACCTGGAGGCCATCGTCACCAGCAGCCAGCTGCCCGCGTCCGAGGCACACCGCTACTCCCTCCAGGGGCCGCAGGTCATCCGGGTCTGA
- a CDS encoding NAD(P)-dependent oxidoreductase, producing MPAPRTVLLTGAAGGLGTLMRGLLPAYGYELRLLDMRPIEGEPTAVTADLSDRAALREAVRGVDAIVHLAGISLESTFDKILKANIEGTYNLYEAAREEGVRRIVFASSNHAVGFTPRPTGDDPLIPVDTPRRPDTFYGLSKSFGEDLAQLYWDKHGIETVSVRIGSCFMEPTSVRMLSVWMSPGDGARLFHAALSAPAVGHAVVYGSSANTRLWWDLSSARALGYEPQDDSEQYAEKLVAEHGELDAANPDHAYLGGHFCTNPPVWPH from the coding sequence ATGCCCGCTCCCCGCACCGTCCTGCTCACCGGCGCAGCCGGCGGCCTCGGCACCCTGATGCGGGGCCTGCTGCCCGCCTACGGATATGAGCTGCGGCTGCTCGACATGCGGCCGATCGAGGGCGAGCCAACGGCGGTCACGGCGGACCTCTCGGACCGGGCGGCGCTGCGCGAGGCGGTGCGGGGCGTCGACGCGATCGTCCATCTGGCGGGCATCTCCCTCGAATCCACCTTCGACAAGATCCTGAAGGCCAACATCGAGGGGACGTACAACCTCTACGAGGCGGCCCGCGAGGAGGGCGTGCGCCGCATCGTCTTCGCTTCCTCGAACCACGCGGTGGGCTTCACGCCGCGGCCGACCGGGGACGACCCGCTGATCCCGGTCGACACACCGCGCCGCCCCGACACCTTCTACGGCCTGTCCAAGTCCTTCGGCGAGGATCTCGCCCAGCTCTACTGGGACAAACACGGGATCGAGACGGTCTCCGTGCGCATCGGCTCCTGCTTCATGGAGCCGACGAGCGTGCGGATGCTGTCAGTGTGGATGTCGCCGGGGGACGGCGCACGGCTCTTCCACGCGGCGCTGAGCGCTCCCGCTGTGGGGCATGCGGTGGTGTACGGGTCCTCCGCGAACACCCGGCTGTGGTGGGACCTCTCCTCGGCGCGGGCGCTGGGGTATGAGCCGCAGGACGACTCTGAGCAGTACGCGGAGAAGCTGGTCGCCGAGCACGGGGAACTGGACGCTGCGAACCCGGACCACGCGTACCTGGGCGGCCACTTCTGCACGAACCCTCCGGTGTGGCCGCACTGA
- a CDS encoding 5-dehydro-4-deoxyglucarate dehydratase, which yields MTSAPLAARLRIPSGPLFFPVTAYGPDGPVNLDVFRTHVRAGIEAGAAAVFACCGTGEFHALTPEEYEACVAAAVEESAGRVPVVAGAGYGTALAVRYAKLAEGAGADGLLAMPPYLVVAGQDGLLRHYAELAAATSLDVIVYQRDNAVFTPETVVELARTEGIIGFKDGLGDMDLMQRIVSAVRSEVPEDFLYFNGLPTAELTGLAYRGIGVTLYSSAVFCFAPDIALAFHKAFNAGDAEGDATVNRLVDGFYRPFVELRGEGRGYAVSLVKAGVRLAGLDVGGVRTPLHDPADEHIKRLAELTERGRALLRAGADA from the coding sequence GTGACGTCAGCACCCCTCGCCGCTCGACTCCGCATCCCCAGCGGGCCACTGTTCTTCCCGGTCACCGCCTACGGCCCTGACGGCCCCGTGAACCTCGACGTCTTCCGCACGCATGTGCGCGCGGGGATCGAGGCGGGCGCGGCGGCCGTCTTCGCCTGCTGCGGCACCGGCGAGTTCCACGCCCTGACCCCCGAGGAGTACGAGGCGTGCGTCGCCGCCGCCGTCGAGGAGTCGGCGGGCCGGGTGCCGGTGGTCGCGGGAGCCGGGTACGGCACCGCCCTCGCCGTGCGGTACGCGAAGCTCGCCGAGGGCGCCGGCGCCGACGGGCTGCTCGCGATGCCGCCCTACCTGGTCGTCGCCGGACAGGACGGCCTGCTGCGGCACTACGCCGAACTGGCCGCCGCCACCTCCCTCGACGTGATCGTCTACCAGCGCGACAATGCCGTGTTCACCCCCGAGACCGTCGTCGAACTCGCCCGTACCGAGGGCATCATCGGCTTCAAGGACGGCCTCGGCGACATGGACCTGATGCAGCGCATCGTCAGCGCCGTACGCAGTGAAGTGCCCGAGGACTTCCTGTACTTCAACGGTCTGCCCACCGCCGAGCTGACCGGACTCGCCTATCGCGGCATCGGCGTGACGCTCTACTCCTCGGCCGTCTTCTGCTTCGCGCCCGACATCGCGCTCGCCTTCCACAAGGCCTTCAACGCCGGGGACGCCGAGGGCGACGCCACCGTGAACCGGCTCGTCGACGGCTTCTACCGGCCCTTCGTGGAGCTGCGCGGCGAAGGCCGTGGCTATGCGGTCTCCCTCGTCAAGGCGGGCGTACGCCTGGCCGGACTCGACGTCGGCGGGGTGCGGACGCCGCTGCACGACCCCGCGGATGAGCACATCAAGCGTCTCGCCGAACTGACCGAGCGAGGCAGGGCGTTGCTGCGGGCGGGGGCGGACGCGTGA